In the Helicobacter cetorum MIT 99-5656 genome, TCTTTATGCCACCACCCACCTAAAAAGCAAGGTCCTATTAGCCATGGGTCAGTGATAATTTTCACTCCATTACACTCAAAAAACAAGCTTGCATGGTTTAAATACTCACAAGAAAACTCGCCTTTTTCAGTCCCTTTGAATGGATTTTTTAAATGTGAAATTTTAGAAACGCTCAAAATATTATTTTTAATGGTGTAATTGCTTAAAGGGGCTTTTTTGATGCCATTTTGATAAGTTAAAGTTCTAATATCTAATTTCCAAGAGTGGCTAGGACAAGTTAAAATAGGGTCTTTTAAAATCGTAGCTTGCAATAAAGAAGTTTCTTTAAATTCAACCTCTTTGGAACACAAGCACCCTCCCATATGCTCACATACACTATCAATAAGCCACTCAATTTGTGAATTTTTGTATTTGGCATAAAATAAAATTTTACTTTTATCGCTTAGTGCCACAATTGCTTCATCTAATGGGGGGGGGGGGTAAAAGATAGCTGTCGTAAATCTCTTCTTCTAAAAATTTACCTAAAACTTCCATGTTCTAATCCTTTCTCTTAAAATAAAGCCATTTTATCAAAAAATGACTTCCACAATTTTTACACAAAAGACAACTACAATTCACACACAACAAGGTTTTCCTTGTAATCTTATTTTATAAAGGTAGAGCGATGAAAAAGTTAGCCACTTTATTTTTAGCAAGTTTATTGAGTGTTGCTAGTTTAAGTGCATGGGAGCAGACCATTCAAACAAGTGATTTAGAAATCAAAATGAAATCTGTAGGTAACCCCACTAAAGGCGATAATACCTTTATCCTAACCCCTACTCTTAATGACAAAGCCTTAGAAAAAGCTACCATTAGGGTGCAATTTATTATGCCTGAAATGTCCGGTATGCCAGCAATGAAAGAAACGGCGCAAATTAGTGAGAAAAACGGCACTTATGAAGCTAAGGCTAATCTCTCTATGAATGGGACATGGCAAGTGAGAGTGGATATTAAATCCAAAGAAGGCAAAACTTATCGCGCAAAAACTAGCATAGATTTGTAAGGATATAAAATGCACACGCTATCTTTCAAAGGAGGCGTGTTGATACGCCTTTTAACAGCCTTTTTACTTCTTTTTAGTTTGGGTTTTACAAAAAATTTAGAGATTCAATCTTTTGTTGCTAAATACCTTTCTAAAAATCAAAAAATTCAAAGCTTACAAGAGCAAATTGATGCCTTAAGCTCTAAAGCAAAGGTAGCAAGCAAATGGGATAACCCCATTTTGTATCTAGGCTATAACAATGCTAGTGTGAGCGACTTTTTTAGGCTTGATAGCACCCTAATGCAAAACATGAGTTTAGGACTATCTCAAAAAGTGGATTTAAATGGCAAAAAATTCACGCAATCCAAAATCATCAATTTAGAAAAACAAAAAAAGATATTAGAACTTAAAAAAACCAAGCAACAATTAGCGATTGATTTGATGATAAATGGCATTGAAAATTATAAAAATCAAAAAGAAATTGAACTTTTAAACACAGCGATTAAAAATTTAGAAAACACCCTTTATAAAGCCAACAACTCTAGCTCGCCCAATCTTGTAGCGATTGCTAAATTAGAAATCTTAAAATCACAATTAGAAATTAAAAAGAATAATTTAGAAGACGCCTTATCTAATAGCCATTATGTGATGAGCGAATTGACCTTTAAAGAAAACGAGCTTTTAAGCATAGCCCCTAAAGACTTTGAACTCAATAAAGAACAAGAGATGCAAAAAATCAATAGCACCAACTACGATATTGCTATGGCTAAAATTGATGAAGAAAAATCACAAAAGGACATTACGCTCGCTAAAAAAAGTTTTTTTGAAGATGTGAATGTAACTGGGGCGTATTATTTTCGTAGCCAACGCTACTATAATTTTGATATGTTTAGCATTTCTTTAGCCATTCCCTTACCCATTTATGGTAAGCAAGCTAAATTAGTAGAGCAAAAGAAAAAAGAAAATCTAGCCTCTAAAAGCG is a window encoding:
- the crdA gene encoding copper resistance determinant CrdA, yielding MKKLATLFLASLLSVASLSAWEQTIQTSDLEIKMKSVGNPTKGDNTFILTPTLNDKALEKATIRVQFIMPEMSGMPAMKETAQISEKNGTYEAKANLSMNGTWQVRVDIKSKEGKTYRAKTSIDL
- the crdB gene encoding copper resistance outer membrane protein CrdB; this encodes MHTLSFKGGVLIRLLTAFLLLFSLGFTKNLEIQSFVAKYLSKNQKIQSLQEQIDALSSKAKVASKWDNPILYLGYNNASVSDFFRLDSTLMQNMSLGLSQKVDLNGKKFTQSKIINLEKQKKILELKKTKQQLAIDLMINGIENYKNQKEIELLNTAIKNLENTLYKANNSSSPNLVAIAKLEILKSQLEIKKNNLEDALSNSHYVMSELTFKENELLSIAPKDFELNKEQEMQKINSTNYDIAMAKIDEEKSQKDITLAKKSFFEDVNVTGAYYFRSQRYYNFDMFSISLAIPLPIYGKQAKLVEQKKKENLASKSEVENAKNRTHHLALKLIKKIETLQKNLQAINKILKANEKIVQIYASDLKSSNDYNAYYNSFNDKINIEITHLETLSALNTTFLNLQNLKGLE